A single window of Paenibacillus sp. SYP-B4298 DNA harbors:
- a CDS encoding MFS transporter, with protein MSSFGVQITTVAIPLIAALMLDASPLEMGILSAVEFLPFLLISMFVGVWVDRKPKRPMMIVSDIIRAVVLLGIPIGIFIDALTMATLYVIAAIVGINTVIFEIAHTSYLPTVVKNDELVEGNSKLEFSSSSATVVGQSIGGVLIQVFSAPLSILFNIGTYLLSAMYLAFIKKQEEPIEVPEGTKQDMWAEIREGATFVFQNNVLRAILFGTVIFNLFTYVIEPIFILYITRTLELTPVYIGLIFSMSGVGALLGALIAEPIADKLGVGKTLVCSLVLAGLVSLIIPVATLLPTVPAVILIMAMYMIDAAMVIVYNINQRSLRQSITPPTLQGRMNACMRTFGWGVIPIGAVLGGWLGGFIGTTPTLIVGAIGLMCSSIFIIFSSVHNISKLSELDVT; from the coding sequence GTGTCGTCATTTGGTGTTCAAATAACGACCGTGGCCATTCCGCTTATTGCAGCATTGATGCTGGACGCATCGCCGCTTGAGATGGGAATTTTATCTGCGGTCGAATTTTTACCATTTCTGCTGATAAGCATGTTTGTTGGTGTCTGGGTAGACCGCAAGCCGAAGCGTCCGATGATGATTGTATCCGATATTATCCGAGCCGTCGTATTACTCGGTATTCCCATTGGCATATTTATAGACGCTTTGACGATGGCTACACTCTATGTCATCGCAGCCATTGTGGGCATCAATACCGTAATTTTCGAGATTGCACACACCTCTTATTTGCCCACCGTTGTCAAGAACGATGAACTGGTGGAAGGCAATAGCAAACTGGAGTTCAGCAGCTCGAGCGCCACCGTGGTTGGCCAGAGCATCGGGGGAGTGCTGATTCAGGTGTTTTCCGCTCCCTTGTCGATCTTGTTTAATATCGGCACCTACTTGTTGTCGGCGATGTATCTTGCCTTCATTAAGAAGCAGGAGGAGCCGATTGAGGTCCCTGAAGGCACGAAGCAAGATATGTGGGCCGAGATTCGGGAGGGAGCGACATTTGTTTTTCAGAATAATGTCCTGCGAGCCATTCTGTTCGGAACGGTCATCTTCAACCTGTTTACCTATGTGATCGAGCCTATTTTTATTTTGTATATTACCCGCACCTTGGAGCTAACCCCTGTCTATATCGGACTAATATTTTCGATGTCCGGTGTGGGCGCGCTGTTAGGGGCTCTTATTGCCGAGCCTATCGCAGACAAATTGGGAGTAGGCAAGACGCTGGTATGCTCGTTGGTTCTCGCCGGCCTCGTTTCTCTAATCATCCCTGTCGCGACGTTATTGCCTACCGTACCGGCGGTTATCCTCATCATGGCTATGTACATGATTGATGCCGCGATGGTTATTGTCTATAACATCAACCAGCGCAGTCTGAGGCAAAGCATTACCCCACCCACATTGCAGGGAAGAATGAATGCTTGCATGCGGACGTTCGGCTGGGGAGTCATCCCGATTGGCGCAGTGCTGGGCGGATGGCTTGGCGGCTTTATCGGCACTACGCCGACATTGATTGTAGGAGCGATCGGCTTAATGTGCTCCTCCATCTTCATTATCTTTTCTTCGGTGCATAACATCTCCAAGCTCTCGGAGCTGGATGTTACCTAG
- the blsG gene encoding arginine 2,3-aminomutase, which translates to MREEWDRKDWKAQFRNRIQTVEALKEYIHLSPEEEQVIKKSEGLYRWAITPYYASLMDPTDPNCPIRLQSLPTADEFIPNLYSDVDPVGDMKYRVTNRIIHKYPDRVVMLVTEQCSVYCRHCTRKYHTTDVNGTYFERREGESFEEDIRYIAAHPEIRDVLLTGGDPLTYSDNRLEDVISKLRSIPHVEIIRIGTRYPVLLPQRITKEFCEMLEKYHPIWLNTHFNHPKEITEESARACDLLLKHGIPVQNQSVLLKGINDDLETMKALLHGLLKIRVRPYYLYHCDNVTGVSHFMTSLETGIELMQGLVGHTTGFAIPTYVLTTINGKIPVSSDTIVDYSEKGLTLKSYEGKETFIPYLRKQEVLHS; encoded by the coding sequence ATGCGTGAAGAATGGGACCGTAAGGACTGGAAGGCGCAATTCCGCAATCGAATTCAGACCGTCGAGGCTTTAAAGGAATACATTCACTTAAGCCCAGAAGAGGAACAAGTGATAAAAAAAAGTGAGGGGCTTTACCGTTGGGCCATTACTCCTTATTATGCATCGCTAATGGATCCGACAGACCCGAATTGTCCAATACGCTTGCAATCTTTGCCTACAGCCGACGAATTCATACCCAATCTGTATTCCGATGTCGATCCGGTAGGGGATATGAAATATCGGGTTACCAATCGCATCATTCACAAATACCCGGATCGGGTTGTGATGCTGGTAACAGAGCAGTGCTCCGTCTATTGCAGGCATTGCACACGCAAATATCATACGACGGATGTGAACGGAACCTACTTTGAAAGGCGGGAAGGGGAATCCTTTGAGGAGGATATCCGCTATATAGCGGCGCATCCCGAGATCCGTGACGTTCTATTAACCGGTGGCGATCCGCTAACCTATTCGGATAATCGGCTTGAGGATGTTATCTCCAAGCTCAGAAGCATTCCGCACGTTGAGATTATTCGGATCGGCACAAGATACCCGGTATTGCTCCCGCAGCGCATTACGAAAGAATTTTGCGAGATGCTGGAGAAGTATCATCCCATCTGGCTCAATACACATTTTAACCATCCCAAAGAAATTACAGAGGAATCTGCACGGGCGTGCGACCTGCTATTGAAGCATGGTATCCCCGTACAGAATCAATCGGTGCTTCTCAAAGGCATCAATGACGATTTGGAGACGATGAAGGCGTTGCTTCATGGTCTGTTGAAAATCCGGGTGCGCCCTTATTATCTCTACCATTGCGATAATGTAACAGGCGTCTCTCATTTTATGACTTCACTGGAGACAGGAATTGAATTAATGCAAGGACTTGTCGGACATACGACCGGATTTGCTATTCCGACCTATGTGCTGACAACAATCAACGGAAAAATTCCAGTTTCAAGCGATACGATCGTCGATTACTCCGAGAAAGGATTGACTCTTAAAAGCTACGAGGGCAAAGAAACGTTCATTCCGTATCTGCGGAAGCAGGAGGTTCTGCATTCCTGA